In one Acomys russatus chromosome X, mAcoRus1.1, whole genome shotgun sequence genomic region, the following are encoded:
- the Tmem35a gene encoding novel acetylcholine receptor chaperone gives MASPRTVTIVALSVALGLFFVFMGTIKLTPRLSKDAYSEMKRAYKSYVRALPLLKKMGINSILLRKSIGALEVACGIVMTLVPGRPKDVANFFLLLLVLAVLFFHQLVGDPLKRYAHALVFGILLTCRLLIARKPEDRSSEKKALPESAEDQPSLYEKAPQGKVKVS, from the exons ATGGCATCCCCACGAACCGTAACTATTGTGGCCCTCTCAGTGGCCCTGGGACTCTTCTTTGTTTTCATGGGGACTATCAAGTTGACCCCCAGGCTCAGCAAGGATGCCTACAGTGAGATG AAACGTGCTTACAAGAGCTATGTCCGAGCCCTTCCTCTGCTGAAGAAAATGGGCATCAATTCCATTCTCCTTCGGAAAAGTATTGGTGCTCTTGAAGTGGCCTGTGGCATTGTCATGACCCTGGTACCTGGGCGTCCCAAAGATGTGGCCAacttcttcctgctcttgctgGTGTTGGCCGTGCTTTTCTTCCACCAGCTGGTCGGTGATCCTCTCAAACGCTATGCCCATGCTCTGGTGTTTGGAATCCTGCTCACCTGCCGCCTGCTGATTGCCCGCAAGCCTGAAGACCGCTCTTCTGAGAAGAAGGCCTTGCCTGAGAGTGCAGAAGACCAACCCTCCTTGTATGAGAAGGCCCCACAGGGCAAAGTGAAGGTGTCATAG